In Daphnia pulex isolate KAP4 chromosome 7, ASM2113471v1, one genomic interval encodes:
- the LOC124197913 gene encoding spermine oxidase-like — protein sequence MEKTNYDTIIIGAGLAGISAARTLIQNGVKDVLILEAQEQPGGRVRTEFIQNFPFDYGAQFIHGEVGNPLYDYAAKNGLLLNIPSFEGEGNFYTQCGIRVDPEAVEEVEKLVETSLHNPDAIASENIQEIFDAVKKEVHHDIKLEGLLEWHKNYQLIDNACERLDELSIEAWNQYQECPGNYCQLVKGGFIAIVNHLLTGIPEDTVKYSQPVEKIVWEGNNADGTGVIVKTAHGTDYHCNHVIVTCSMGFLREHWGDFFQPNLPAEWISRFNCIGFGSITKVAMMFDEPFWEGHCKGFQFAWTDTHLGHSLAYKEPWYHYLTGFDVVQASNPAVLLGWVGSRGALYLAEQDIGDEELGEECVKVLEEFTGHPSIPRPFKTIRTRWHKNPYVRGAFSYRTGVFDPAILDPLGPVVDGKPVPSLFFAGEALDLSHHSTAHGAFSSGRDQAMKIVELKRNLSNSASGSN from the exons ATGGAGAAAACAAACTACGACACAATCATTATCGGAGCTGGACTAGCTGGTATTTCTGCAGCCCGTACCCTTATACAGAATGGGGTGAAGGACGTTTTAATACTAGAAG CCCAAGAACAACCCGGAGGTCGAGTGCGCACAGAGTTTATTCAAAACTTCCCGTTCGATTACGGCGCCCAATTTATCCATGGCGAAGTTGGCAACCCACTTTACGATTACGCAGCGAAAAATGGACTGCTGCTGAACATTCCCTCGTTTGAGGGTGAAG GTAATTTTTATACTCAGTGTGGTATTCGTGTGGATCCCGAAGCAGTGGAGGAAGTGGAAAAGTTAGTTGAAACTTCGTTGCATAATCCGGACGCCATCGCTTCCGAAAACATTCAAGAAATTTTCGATGCCGTCAAGAAGGAAGTGCATCACGATATTAAGCTAGAGGGTCTGCTCGAGTGGCACAAGAACTACCAGCTGATTGATAACGCCTGCGAACGGCTGGACGAGTTATCGATTGAAGCGTGGAACCAATACCAAGAGTGCCCTGGAAACTACTGCCAGCTAGTAAAAGGTGGATTTATCGCCATCGTCAACCACCTGCTAACCGGGATTCCCGAAGATACCGTCAAGTATTCCCAGCCGGTCGAGAAAATTGTTTGGGAGGGAAATAATGCTGACGGTACTGGCGTGATTGTGAAAACAGCTCATGGAACCGACTACCACTGCAACCACGTCATTGTCACTTGCTCGATGGGATTCTTGAGAGAGCATTGGGGCGATTTCTTCCAACCCAACTTGCCCGCTGAATGGATTTCGCGATTTAATTGCATCGGTTTTGGATCCATCACCAAAGTTGCCATGATGTTTGATGAACCGTTTTGGGAAGG ACATTGCAAAGGATTTCAGTTCGCTTGGACGGATACTCACCTCGGACACAGCCTAGCGTACAAAGAACCGTGGTATCATTATCTAACCGGCTTCGATGTTGTCCAAGCCTCCAATCCTGCTGTGCTACTTGGTTGGGTCGGTAGTAGAGGAGCTCTTTATCTGGCCGAACAGGACATTGGAGACGAAGAGCTGGGCGAAGAGTGTGTGAAAGTTTTGGAGGAATTCACCGGTCATCCTTCAATCCCGAGGCCTTTCAAAACTATCCG aactCGCTGGCACAAGAATCCTTATGTCCGTGGGGCGTTCAGCTATCGAACTGGAGTGTTCGACCCTGCGATTCTTGACCCATTGGGACCAGTGGTTGACGGGAAACCA GTTCCTTCGCTGTTTTTTGCTGGAGAAGCTTTGGATCTTTCGCATCATTCGACTGCCCACGGAGCTTTCTCGTCGGGTCGTGATCAAGCGATGAAAATTGTCGAGTTGAAGAGGAATCTATCGAACAGTGCTTCGGGTTCAAACTAA
- the LOC124197922 gene encoding grpE protein homolog, mitochondrial-like yields MASTCLRVSQGLIPNIRGIVRRNYLNHGSVSAVRHLSTPADEKAAAPELSENEKKLVAEIECLNKDVENYKEKCSDLDDKYKRSLADTENMRKRLTKQIEDAKLFGIQGFCKDLLSVSDILQKATECVPADQVQTNSHLKNLYEGLTMTEAELQKVFKRHGLAQVSPLGEKFNPNHHEALFEQPVEGKEPGTVIAVTKIGYKLHERIVRPAMVGVAK; encoded by the exons ATGGCGTCCACGTGTTTACGAGTATCTCAGGGCTTAATTCCCAATATTCGTGGAATTGTTAG GAGAAATTACTTAAACCATGGCTCTGTTAGTGCTGTAAGACATTTGTCTACTCCAGCTGATGAGAAAGCCGCAGCTCCTGAACTCTCTGAGAATGAGAAAAAGCTGGTAGCTGAAATTGAATGTCTCAACAAAGATGTTGaaaattataaagaaaaatgtagtgATCTTGAT gATAAGTACAAACGATCTTTGGCTGATACTGAGAACATGAGAAAGCGTCTGACTAAGCAGATCGAGGATGCCAAGTTGTTTGGAATCCAAGGCTTCTGCAAGGATCTCTTGTCTGTTTCAGACATTCTTCAAAAAGCAACAGAATGTGTACCAGCTGATCAAGTTCAAACAAAtagccatttaaaaaatctgtacGAGGGTTTGACGATGACTGAGGCTGAACTCCAAAAG GTGTTCAAGCGTCATGGGTTAGCTCAAGTTAGTCCACTAGGGGAGAAATTCAATCCAAATCATCATGAAGCTTTGTTTGAACAG CCCGTTGAAGGAAAAGAACCGGGAACTGTGATAGCAGTTACCAAGATCGGCTACAAACTTCACGAAAGGATCGTCCGTCCCGCGATGGTAGGCGTCGCCAAGTAA
- the LOC124197911 gene encoding protein glass-like codes for MESCYVPNNPNFASVDQWTPPSPTSPPVTSSAEVKQHHQQQQQQQQQQQQQQQQQQQQQQQHFTHHHQHHHDPVIQQLCDSADLVHSGNAISSSVGNDPSSTGQLTSLSALPPVQELLGPCRSPNGDGSGGNKDRGGDPFSGYSLTALDFEPLPGFLTLSSCASYKQHQEMGDLPLSFKSGQSSHSIGNYGSLYSNHHSPQPHSHQHQQQGPMSPFSAAVAAATQQQQSQNSAMNGNSGNGQCQYSFHGATSTPSQTAKMPHHHHPHHHHPHHQSAPANSTPTYQDSNYGGAGCGSAGIFPSMSVNVSMNMTMGMGMSMGPTMSYGIETGAPLQCWNTHNVTSGIHHLPGVAAAAAAAAAVTVNPNNTGYPIAPPAQALLSPIQVSYNSNIYPTSFTPSSASGYCLPGDWRPTAADPPGLYELKELKESSPSPFSNSGGSGKNFAKSKSSPVVQQQHQNNYSTYPAVEAYPIQPGSNSPVASKKRSIQVRQPSVTPSVPSLTPTVDYDGEMASCGSGVSSSSSSGSSVGLGGAGQGKANLCRVCGKTYARPSTLKTHMRTHSGERPYRCGDCHKSFSQAANLTAHVRTHSGEKPFRCQICDRRFSQSSSVTTHMRTHSGERPYRCRMCKKAFSDSSTLTKHMRIHSGEKPYQCKLCLLRFSQSGNLNRHMRVHSATS; via the exons ATGGAGAGCTGCTACGTACCAAACAATCCCAATTTCGCCTCGGTGGACCAGTGGACGCCTCCCAGTCCGACATCTCCGCCCGTCACTTCGTCGGCTGAAGTCAAGCAGCAtcatcagcaacagcaacagcagcagcagcaacaacagcagcagcagcagcaacaacaacagcagcagcaacagcatttCACTCATCATCACCAACATCATCACGATCCCGTGATTCAACAATTGTGCGACTCGGCCGATTTGGTTCACTCAGGCAATGCAATTTCTTCATCGGTCGGAAACGATCCTTCCAGTACCGGTCAACTGACTTCACTGTCCGCTTTGCCACCCgtacag GAATTGTTGGGTCCCTGCCGAAGTCCAAACGGTGACGGATCCGGCGGCAATAAAGATCGAGGTGGAGATCCATTTTCCGGCTACTCGTTGACGGCATTGGACTTTGAGCCTTTGCCTGGATTCCTTACTCTCAGTTCGTGTGCATCTTACAA ACAACACCAAGAAATGGGCGACTTGCCACTTAGTTTCAAATCCGGACAATCGTCCCATTCAATCGGCAACTACGGCTCCTTGTACTCTAACCACCACTCGCCCCAACCGCATTCCCACCAACATCAACAGCAAGGTCCCATGTCTCCATTCTCCGCCGCCGTGGCTGCCGCTactcaacagcagcaatcgCAAAATTCCGCCATGAATGGCAATTCCGGCAACGGTCAGTGCCAATACTCTTTCCATGGAGCAACGTCGACACCATCCCAAACGGCAAAGATGCCCCATCATCACCACCCTCACCATCATCACCCCCACCACCAATCAGCACCGGCTAATTCGACGCCAACTTATCAGGACAGCAACTACGGAGGAGCTGGATGCGGAAGCGCTGGAATCTTTCCGTCCATGAGCGTCAACGTTTCGATGAACATGACGATGGGCATGGGAATGAGTATGGGGCCTACCATGAGTTACGGAATTGAAACTGGCGCACCGCTCCAGTGCTGGAACACTCACAACGTCACCTCCGGAATTCATCACTTACCAGGAGttgcggcagcggcggcggccgcagcAGCCGTGACGGTCAACCCGAACAATACGGGTTATCCCATTGCCCCACCAGCTCAAGCTCTACTTAGTCCAATCCAG GTTTCCTACAATTCTAATATTTACCCGACATCTTTCACGCCATCTTCGGCATCCGGTTATTGTTTGCCCGGTGATTGGCGACCCACTGCTGCGGATCCCCCAGGTCTTTACGAACTTAAGGAGCTGAAAGAGTCGTCGCCCAGTCCATTCAGTAACAGTGGCGGAAGTGGCAAAAACTTTGCCAAGTCCAAATCCTCCCCCGTGGTCCAACAGcaacatcaaaataattactcgACTTATCCGGCGGTGGAAGCTTATCCCATCCAACCCGGAAGCAACAGTCCAGTGGCGTCGAAAAAACGTTCCATTCAGGTGAGGCAACCCAGCGTCACGCCGTCGGTGCCCAGTCTGACACCAACAGTTGACTACGATGGAGAAATGGCGTCCTGCGGCAGTGGAGtctcgagcagcagcagcagcggaagCAGCGTAGGATTAGGCGGAGCCGGACAGGGGAAGGCAAACTTGTGCCGGGTTTGTGGTAAAACGTACGCAAGGCCCAGCACGCTCAAAACCCACATGCGGACCCATTCCGGCGAGAGGCCGTACAGGTGCGGTGACTGCCACAAATCTTTTAGTCAAGCGGCCAATTTGACGGCCCACGTACGAACCCATTCGGGAGAGAAACCATTCCGTTGTCAGATCTGTGACCGGCGCTTCTCTCAGAGCTCGTCCGTCACGACTCACATGCGGACGCATTCCGGAGAGCGCCCCTACCGTTGTCGAATGTGCAAGAAGGCTTTTTCAGATTCTTCGACACTCACCAAGCACATGCGAATTCATTCGGGCGAGAAGCCCTATCAATGCAAGCTGTGCTTACTTCGGTTCTCTCAGTCGGGTAACCTCAATCGGCACATGCGAGTCCATTCGGCTACGTCTTGA